Genomic window (Magnolia sinica isolate HGM2019 chromosome 10, MsV1, whole genome shotgun sequence):
CCCATCGGTGCGGCCCCTGACATAACGGTCCTGATCGATGACAGATCATAGTTATCAACGACCGGGCTCTTGGCAATGGCCAATACGATCGGAGGAACGAACGGTGCGATCGTTATCTTATACTTCTCCACAAGCTCCATCAGTGCAATGATCTCAAACTTCTGCATTATAAGTATCGATGCACCAGCTCTCAAACCACATAGCAGCACCGAATTCAAAGAATAGATATGAAACAGCGGCAACACACACAGCAACACGTCATCACTGCGGAAATACAAGTTGGGATTATCACCGTCCACTTGCTGGGCCACACTAGTCACAAGACCTTTATGTGTTAGCATGACACCTTTCGGTAATCCAGTGGTTCCGGAGGAGTATGGAAGTGCTACAACATCATCAGGACTTATATCAACGGCTGGGATGTTGTTTTCATCGGCTTCCATTAGTTCAGAGAAATGCAAGCATCCTTCTGGGGGAGAATCAATACACATGATCTTCACATCATTTCCATGAGCTAGATCTCTTACTTTCTCGACGTAGCATGCTTGTGTGATTATAAGACGTGGGTTGCATGCTCTAGCTTGCTTTGATATTTCATTAGCGGTGTAGAAGGGATTGGCTGTTGTTGCCATGGCTCCGCGGTGGGATGCACCAAGGAAAGCGAATACGAACTCAGGTGAATTGGGTAGGAGTAGCATGATGACGTGGCCTTGTTCGATGCCGATCTTGTGGAGGCCTGCAGCGACCTTGCGTGCAATGAGATCGACCTCTTCGTAGGTGTAGATTTCTCCAGTTGCACCGTTGATCAAGCATGGTTTGGATTGAAAGTGGGCCATGTTTTGGAAGCAGTAGGAGTGTAGGGGGAGGTGGGCAGGGATGGAGATATCAGGGAGTTTTGAATGGTAGATGTAGTCATTAATGGATTCCATGGTGGATTTGGAGAGATGGGTTTTGAGGTGGGGAGTGTTTGGCttggttttttggattttttttttggattgagaTTTGAGAATTGTTTGGAGAAGAGAATGTAATATATAGAGTTGTGGGGGAAGTTCGTGGGCTGTTGTCGTTGGGAGTCTATAGGAATTTTCAGATTTTATAGAGGTAGTTTGTGGGAATAAATGGTTGGTGAAGATGCCTTTtaaaggtttgctaattccacacgcgtctGGATCTGTACATATCGACACTCAGGCATGCGTGTAAATATGGAATACGTGTATCTGATCTGAGCTTTCCGAAAGGTTGATAACTATTCTTAGATCTTATGTATTAAAATTCAGATAATTTTATTCCTCATGTGGGCCAAAAACTACAAAATAAATTAACGGTTATATGTTGTTTCGTGgccattcaatttttttttatgttcTGTAGCCCACATGAGGTGTTACATGGCCTGATTTGTAGGTGTGAAGATTTGAACAGTATCTTAAACCTGATGGAGAACTCAGATCTTACACACGTGTCATATTGTGTCACGTGCGCCTTCTGTAGATGTGAAGGGCtgcacacgcgtgtggaattagctaACTTCTTGTTTCGGTAGTGTTGGTGGAGACGGGGTTGGGTTTGGTGGACCAGTGACCCTGGACCTCGCCACGTCGGATTTCACCTTCTAGGCCGCGCCGTTGGGTCTAAAAtgcgcatgataggtgcggtgcgttaagctttttttaaaattatttttaaacttaaagtgggactcggattcggtagtgacccctccagtgcCCAGCTTGGTACTGGTCGGTACTGGAAAAGCTCCGTCGGCatcaccataatgcatgtgtcatATCAACACTGTCCGttcattttcccagctcattttagggcttgagcctaacAATGAGGTAAACCTAAAACTCAAACTGCCTACACCATAGTAAGCAATGattgccaccgttgaaacctttttaggcttaccatgataaaaatatcaacttgatccataaCTTATATAACCCCCagcaaatttttaatggtagacgttagctcttctatttttcttatgtTGCGTTCCGAtttagttttggatctccctcatttttcttttcatgctataaaatgtgctaaaaaaaaataataataataaatgaagggCATGGgtaaaactcataaatcatggtgggcccctcagtcagggatggacgtgatgtgTGTCTCTTTACACTATTAATAAAtatcaaaattcataattataaaaatagtaaaattctaattctaataaaaatcttaattctagtaaattttttctaaaacttaatttctaaaaataaaaatttcaaataagttTACGTTAGAAGAGTCCTTGATATAATTAggagttaatttttttttttttgaaaagaaaaattaaaagttaaaaaaaaataaaaataaaaaagttagaattactaaaaataataattttctttaaattttcatttttaagctGCGAGCGCATGTTTTATGATAGAATGGACCCACTCGGTTCACCTTGGATGGCCAATtttaataaagattgataggttatttACCTGTAAGATATTCCGATCAAAATTTACGCCGAATTTACCGTTTACGTTATTTTGACACGTCCTATATCATATTAGCCTACGTAGCTTCGATCAGTACGGCGGTACTGGAGGGTTCATTAGTGAATCCGAGTCCTTTAATCGCTTACATTCAGCACATGCATCCAAGATCCGATCCGTTCACCAAACGGGGCTGACCATCGCCTTTCATTAGGAAGATTTCACGGGCTTTCTTCATCCCTCTCGGGTCCCAAAAAATCAACGGTGTGGATCGTTGAACCCTGGGTAGCGTGCATAGTTTTCGTATTTGCCGGCTTCGCACGTTTACCCCATTTTAGGCCCTTCATGAAGTTGACTAGAGAATGAGAAATGTCTTTCGCCTTTTCTGCGAGGAATGCTATCGAGATTCGCTCGAGTACAGATGGAAATAGGTTAATCGCATTTGGATTCAGTCGCGATTCAGATTCCAGCGCGTGTAGCcacccatggggcccacatgctgagatgatcagatgatttgaaccgtccatattcttgTTACTACCATATGCAATCTATTCACCCATGAATAAGCTTCaatgatgatcctgacctttgatttttacagttGAAGGCTGGCTGACCTTCAAAAGTTTCATTTCGCTGCTCGTCTACAGGTAGAGAAGGTCAAAACCATACATCCACCATAAGTTTCTGTCGCCCGtgaagcacaaataccacaacaTGGACGGTCGGATCAGTGTTAAACCCGAAACCCCTTTTGTTTTATGCTACGGATGGAGGGTTCTGGATTATGAGGTCATTTGCAATTCATATGGTTATTTTTAGGGACTATGCTCTTTGTTCTTACCATTGACTAAGTTAATGCAaatttacaattacaattacatttATAAATATGGAAAAAGGTACCATGGGTCCACCTCATGCAAATCCTCTCATGAGTTTGAGTTGCGTGGGcattattgtgatgtatattggataTCCACCCCATTAGTCAAATGCAACCTTCAATGATGGgccatgagcctaaaaatcaggccaatccatgacttaggtgggccacaccacagataaCAGTTGAAAGTGAATACTCACCAATTGAAACCTTGGTGATCATTCGTAGGACTCACTGGAATGTGGTTTATACATCCAgcgcatccattatgtgtgttccacttagaCTGGGTCACACCAactttcagctgcatccaaagctctagtgtaAGCTACcaattacacccagatccatggctcaactggcagactgagtggagatacctcgtttccacacttgaggtcttggtatcgatctctagcaggggtggctaaaatatatggagtgtgtgtactgacatgggcgtgtGCTGCCATGCTAActcaaaaaaaaccaaaaaagtgTAAGCTACCaattgcttttatattttttaagaatgatttcacatcattttaaatggtacggtccacttaagttttggatacagctAATTTTTAGGTATCCTGTTACTTGAAGGGGACTCACCAAATACTGTGTAGTTTTCTGGTACACATCACAAGAGGGCTCCCAGGGGTGACATCAACCTCATCAACCTcataaaacaatctctctctctctctctctctctctctctccaatatatatatatatatatatatatatatatatatatatatatatataatatatatatagatatatatatatatatatataagggaaaaggtactatgcgctccacctcacgataagctcccatgaggtcgagttgtgtgggccccaccgtgatgcgtgtcgaccatcaataccatgcatttgatgggtcccctctaaattatgggatatcccaaaaatcagccgtatacggaactcaggtgggccataccatctaaaatcatgtgaagacactgttaaaacatataaaagcacttggtggggcccacatgagttttgaatgctgctaaaacttggtctgaaccctcatccaagtgggacacacataatggatgggctggatttgcaaaacgcatctcggtgggcccaaaaaatgattatgaatgttttaatggtgcaggGCCCCTCcctacttctgtatgtggtgtggcccacaaaagtcacagattgacttgatttttgagacctaggcccacgatggaatggtgcatctcactgatggggtagatgttcgaaacgcatcatagtggggtccacactgttgagggtcaaatattgcatatcagacccagttattgcctggatttatgaacatagtaccgttgaatagcccattttaatcatgtttgtgttgcaaggtggaattgcgagctgagactggatcgggatgctaaaagcacggatttaacgttcagaatgcaccaaggcaagggacggactccaagggacgaagatcgatggaattacacatcagggatccacgaaaattgagaaactgaagctcaagcggcctgaaagtcaaccagaatgcaagatcactgggtttccatcatctgtttggctcgaaactttatatatggcttgatgaccaaaaactaaccgtacacgtcaaatttcagccattggatcctcgtgaaagtggcagaACTaatagatcagtccataaaaccctgatttggggcccaacCGCTGTCCAGATACGTTTTAACTTCGGGCCCCACGgctaaaatgaaatggggaacaagatggatggtgtggatttctcataatcatcatacagtgtacatactacactttttgcactaaactTGCATGGGAACACAGGAATCCTGCCGCTTTCACCGCGAACAGATAGTCGCGGCtgacatctagtgggccactaccTTCGATCacatggtcaatccggaccgtccagtcacTCCAGAAGATCGAACCGACCGTACAAAAGGAGTTTCTCCGAACCCATGCACATATATATGCGTAGGTTTCGGTTTAAATGCAggacggacggctgaatgaaagcatccatggaccacaccgatttggatccaaaaacagtgatttccggctggtttttcgagcagaacacagtggacgaagtggatttcccaaaactaataattttctttaaattttcatttttaagctGCGAGCGCATGTTTTATGATAAAATGGACCCACTCGGTTCACCTTGGATGGCCAATtttaataaagattgataggttatttACCTGTAAGATATTCCGATCAAAATTTACGCCGAATTTACCGTTTACGTTATTTTGACACGTCCTATATCATATTAGCCTACGTAGCTTCGATCAGTACGGCGGTACTGGAGGGTTCATTAGTGAATCCGAGTCCTTTAATCGCTTACATTCAGCACATACATCCAAGATCCGATCCGTTCACCAAACGGGGCCGACCATCGCCTTTCATTAGGAAGATTTCACGGGCTTTCTTCATCCCTCTCGGGTCCCAAAAAATCAACGGTGTGGATCGTTGAACCATGGGTAGCGTGCATAGTTTTCGTATTTGCCGGCTTCGCACGTTTACCCCATTTTAGGCCCTTCATGAAGTTGACTAGAGAATGAGAAATGTCTTTCGCCTTTTCTGCGAGGAATGCTATCGAGATTCGCTCGAGTACAGATGGAAATAGGTTAATCGCATTTGGATTCAGTCGCGATTCAGATTCCAGCGCGTGTAGCcacccatggggcccacatgctgagatgatcagatgatttgaaccgtccatattcttgTTACTACCATATGCAATCTATTCACCCATGAATAAGCTTCaatgatgatcctgacctttgatttttacagttGAAGGCTGGCTGACCTTCAAAAGTTTCATTTCGCTGCTCGTCTACAGGTAGAGAAGGTCAAAACCATACATCCACCATAAGTTTCTGTCGCCCGtgaagcacaaataccacaacaTGGACGGTCGGATCAGTGTTAAACCCGAAACCCCTTTTGTTTTATGCTACGGATGGAGGGTTCTGGATTATGAGGTCATTTGCAATTCATATGGTTATTTTTAGGGACTATGCTCTTTGTTCTTACTATTGACTAAGTTAATGCAaatttacaattacaattacatttATAAATATGGAAAAAGGTACCATGGGTCCACCTCATGCAAATCCTCTCATGAGTTTGAGTTGCGTGGGcattattgtgatgtatattggataTCCACCCCATTAGTCAAATGCAACCTTCAATGATGGgccatgagcctaaaaatcaggccaatccatgacttaggtgggccacaccacagataaCAGTTGAAAGTGAATACTCACCAATTGAAACCTTGGTGATCATTCGTAGGACTCACTGGAATGTGGTTTATACATCCAgcgcatccattatgtgtgttccacttagaCTGGGTCACACCAactttcagctgcatccaaagctctagtgtaAGCTACCTCGATcactagcaggggtggctaaaatatatggagtgtgtgtactgacatgggcgtgtactgccatgctaactcaaaaaaaaccaaaaaagtgTAAGCTACCaattgcttttatattttttaagaatgatttcacatcattttaaatggtacggtccacttaagttttggatacagctAATTTTTAGGTATCCTGTTACTTGAAGGGGACTCACCAAATACTGTGTAGTTTTCTGGTACACATCACAAGAGGGATGTGCTGGGAAATGCCTCAACAAGCATGAAACactccactatatatatatatatatatatatatatatatatatatatatatatatatatatatatatatatatatatatatatatatatatagggaaaaggtactatgcgctcacctcactataagctcccgtgaggttgagctgtgtgggccccaccatgatacgtgtcgaccatcaacactgtgcatttgatgggtgccttctaaattatgggatatcccaaaaatcagccgtatacggaactcaggtgggccataccatctaaaatcatgtgaagacaccattaaaacatataaaagcacttggtggggctcacttgaaaATGGTCTAacccatcatccaagtgggacacacataatggatgagctggatttgcaaaacacatcttggtgggcccaaaaatgattatgaatgttttaatggtgcaggGCCCATTTCGTtgagtgtggcccacaaaagtcacagattgacttgatttttgagacctaggcccacgatggaatggtgcatccgactgatggggtagatgttcgaaacgcatcacggtggggcccacacaacctCATGGGACTGACTCGTGAGGtagagtgcatagtaccttttcctatatatatatatatatatatatatatatatatatatatatatatatatatatatatatatatatatataaaactggtactatgaggttgaccacatgggaacttcccatgaggttgagctgtataggccccactgtgatgtgtgtcaaacatcaaccccATCAGTCAGGTGCACCAtggatgtgtgtcaaacatcaaccccatcagtcaggtgcaccattccatggtgggccatgggcttaaaaatcaagtgaatttatgacttgggtgggccacacaacaattgagaggggttatcctccattaaaacattcataatcatttattgggcccaccgagatgtggtttacaaatccagaccatccattgtgtgagtcccacttggatgaggggtcagaccgaatttcagcagcatccaaaacttaggtgggccccaccaagtactttttatatgttttaggcatgtcttcacatggttttagatggtatggcccacctaagttttgtatacggctgatttttgagatatcccataacttaaaaggggacccatcaaatgcacggtgttcacggtagggcccacacagcttcccatgaggtcaacctcatagtaccatttccatatatataaatgtatatatttgtgtgtgtggtAACACTATTTATGTGATGTTTATCACAATAACAATCATTTCATGTATAAATTATTACATACACATTGCATAAACCTAGCATACCATGTACTAGAGTAAGTAACACATTCCATACCTATATCACATACCAAAGTAACCCACCATCCAATTGCCTTGATTGGGACCATCTTAGCATGTGGACCCCAATTGGAGGCCATATAATGCTCCATCCACTATGGAAAGCATTCATAGAACAAAACAAAACTATAAGGAAATAAGAGGCTAACTACAACTTTAAAGTTAGGGTGAAAAGACAAAAGATTAgacataaaatgatttgacaatATGCTTATATTCATAGAAATATAGTGCGATGCTTTCTTccttattaaaataaataaaataaaaaacataaagcCTATTTCTTCTTCAACTAACAAAAAAATTCTCCAAAAAATAATCTCTTACTATATGCATTTTTCTTTTATACACAACACACTCTAAGAGAGTACACTTAAAAAAAATACTTAactcattccatcatacaattatTCAGATGCAAAAGTAATATTCATTTTACATCCCAATTAGATTATTTACAATCATTCATACAAAATGATTTAAGCAttaacatccatccattttcaacaTCCATAAACATTCATTTGGCATAAATTAGATATAATTCATCAGTTAATACAACTTACCAATCAGTACTTGCCACAGACCTagaacaattcaattaaataaaactaATCAAATATTTAAAATCATACAACTAATAACATGATTCATTATATATGAATCATACTATCTTaacaaataaaatttttattaaataattaggaattgttcaaatgttgTCAATTTTTCTTCTGATAGATATGACCACGTTTCGCATAGGTCGTGCACCATTTCATCAGTAACTTCTTGTTCATGCATCAACTCATCAGCTAATTGCTCATCTACacgattttttcatcaataaaaatgtaagctaaCTAATCTTAGTGAGAAAATCCAGCATAATTCATGCTTATTGAAATTAAGAtataatagaaataaattatGCATGATAATATGGATGCAAAATGGTGTATGAATACATCAGATGAGATAATCGTCCATCTACCTAAGTTGGAGATTGTCAATTCGCATCAACCCGTTGAGTAGGCTTCTActtttcggtaggcttgggcataaccCACATATGATAACGATCTAATAAAATCGACGTTTTTTTCAGAGATGACCTCTAAAATCGACATGTAATGTGTTTGTATGAtggatgatgtatgaatgcattattTTCATAACTACCATAGTTACTTGTCTTGATCAAAACATTTATATGTGAATTTAAcgtacaattatcataattcaTGCAATTTGGTACATATTAGCATGTGATTTACCTTATCATACATTCATAATAGTTAAATCAACAACATCGTAATAAAACACTCCAATCAGTAcataaatcaatcaaactattataaacaatttattttaattccaatgaacATGAGACATGATGCGATTACTCACTTGGATTTAATTCATAAGATGACCAGATTGATTTGAATTCAGAAattttatcaattatatcaacaacattGTTATTCATTCAGttatattacatggtggggcccgcctttGATTATCATCTTAAGTAGTCAAAACCTAAATgttca
Coding sequences:
- the LOC131217164 gene encoding 4-coumarate--CoA ligase 2-like, yielding MESINDYIYHSKLPDISIPAHLPLHSYCFQNMAHFQSKPCLINGATGEIYTYEEVDLIARKVAAGLHKIGIEQGHVIMLLLPNSPEFVFAFLGASHRGAMATTANPFYTANEISKQARACNPRLIITQACYVEKVRDLAHGNDVKIMCIDSPPEGCLHFSELMEADENNIPAVDISPDDVVALPYSSGTTGLPKGVMLTHKGLVTSVAQQVDGDNPNLYFRSDDVLLCVLPLFHIYSLNSVLLCGLRAGASILIMQKFEIIALMELVEKYKITIAPFVPPIVLAIAKSPVVDNYDLSSIRTVMSGAAPMGKELEDAVRAKLPNAILGQGYGMTEAGPVLSMCLAFAKDPFQIKSGSCGTVVRNAELKIVDPETGASLPRNQAGEICIRGAQIMKGYLNDPESTKKTIDKDGWLHTGDIGYVDDDDEIFIVDRLKELIKYKGFQVAPAELEALLIANRDIADAAVVSMKDYLAGEIPVAFVIRSSGSKITEEEVKQYIAKQVVFYKKIHRVFFVDAIPKAPSGKILRKDLRAKLAAGFPN